One segment of Syngnathus scovelli strain Florida chromosome 6, RoL_Ssco_1.2, whole genome shotgun sequence DNA contains the following:
- the LOC125971052 gene encoding snaclec botrocetin subunit alpha gives MAFAVRLLFLLCVINGLLSGGHSFLFNYWKEKIVINNCPKGWTQFNCECYIFQAEGREFLDAESVCQVLGGNLVSIETALENIFVQGLIPEGVTSAWIGYNDQDGGGDYEWTDGTTPPFLNFDPPPSTSPLTSGECTVINEDDGVWMTVPCTDTEPYVCKKPVVH, from the exons ATGGCATTTGCTGTTCGCTTGTTGTTCCTCCTTTGTGTGATCAATGGACTGTTGAGTGGAGGC CATTCGTTCTTGTTCAATTATTGGAAAG AAAAAATTGTCATTAATAACTGTCCCAAAGGGTGGACTCAGTTCAATTGTGAGTGCTACATTTTCCAAGCGGAAGGGAGGGAATTTCTTGATGCAGAG AGTGTCTGTCAAGTTCTCGGTGGGAATCTAGTCTCAATCGAAACTGCCCTGGAAAATATATTTGTTCAAGGACTTATACCAGAGGGGGTTACTTCAGCCTGGATTGGATACAATGACCAAGATGGG GGTGGTGACTATGAATGGACTGATGGAACAACACCTCCTTTTTTAAACTTTGATCCACCACCATCAACATCACCACTTACTAGTGGTGAATGTACCGTAATTAATGAGGATG atGGTGTTTGGATGACTGTACCGTGCACAGACACGGAACCATATGTTTGCAAGAAACCAGTTGTCCATTAA
- the si:dkey-30c15.2 gene encoding uncharacterized protein si:dkey-30c15.2 isoform X1: protein MGNQHEMPIFVLQIDVLSTVYLVSLVPSVIGSCSVLVVSMVRWRHLKEQVHLLVQLSLADLAAALILMFTSAINKVGANNSVTICLYSLPLSLTFYLISFLLVAVYAWKSKNSIKGWRTTATEDEGKQSGFRSRLLSLPVYTFVWLIPGAVYLAYVLTPFIQATPLIPDPRSTSIQDNAKYCTSCILFMHIWIDSCSDVEIIHDTFMRVFIFLVVIPVMLLCSVIYHKVGKWHEEHQQAALFPVEGDGLSGRRLKSSFTTARNMVMVILFCWAPALLVILLSTLVLWADVEQQSLFIAYTIQAASVSLQGFLNSLAYAWGRPNFTQAVIGESTPLVTYRHMAFFDESLSCDIRHDNKTFFR from the exons ATGGGAAACCAGCATGAAATgcctatttttgttttgcagattGATGTTCTCTCAACTGTATATTTGGTCTCATTAGTTCCCAG CGTGATTGGCAGCTGTTCTGTGCTGGTGGTTTCCATGGTCAGATGGAGGCATCTGAAAGAACAG GTACACCTTTTAGTTCAGCTGTCCCTGGCAGACCTTGCAGCTGCTCTGATCCTGATGTTCACCAGTGCCATCAACAAAGTCGGTGCCAACAACAGTGTAACCATTTGCCTATACAGCCTGCCTCTGTCACTG ACATTTTACCTGATCTCATTCCTGCTGGTGGCAGTGTACGCATGGAAGTCCAAAAACTCCATCAAAGGTTGGCGAACGACAGCCACTGAGGATGAGGGGAAGCAG AGTGGCTTCAGAAGTAGACTTTTATCTTTACCAGTGTACACGTTTGTTTG GTTGATCCCCGGTGCCGTTTACTTGGCGTACGTGCTAACACCTTTCATCCAAGCCACTCCTTTGATTCCTGACCCCCGAAGCACCAGTATCCAGGACAATGCTAAATACTGCACCAG TTGTATTTTGTTCATGCACATCTGGATTGATTCCTGCTCGGATGTT GAGATAATCCATGATACTTTTATGCGAGTCTTTATCTTCCTGGTGGTGATCCCTGTGATGCTGTTATGCTCT GTTATTTACCATAAGGTGGGAAAGTGGCATGAAGAGCACCAGCAGGCGGCCCTTTTCCCAGTGGAAGGTGACGGACTCTCTGGCAGGAGATTGAAAAGTTCCTTCACCACAGCCAGGAACATGGTCATGGTCATTTTGTTCTGCTGGGCACCAG CCCTCCTTGTCATATTGTTGTCAACGTTGGTGCTGTGGGCAGATGTTGAGCAGCAGAGCCTGTTCATCGCCTACACAATACAG GCCGCCAGTGTGTCCTTACAAGGCTTCCTCAACAGTTTGGCGTACGCATGGGGACGCCCCAACTTTACCCAGGCCGTCATAGGGGAGAGCACACCCCTGGTGACGTACAGACACATGGCCTTCTTCGACGAGTCGCTAAGTTGCGACATCAGGCATGACAACAAAACATTCTTCAGATAA
- the LOC125971049 gene encoding lithostathine-1-beta isoform X1: protein MAQMAFARCSLFLLCGMSGLLSGVWSFPLHWKNIKCPSGWTQLDCHCYIFNVGPETFVDAEKDCIMKGGNLVSIHNDLENKIVKQLIDDGGETLGWIGLHDTIANNDFLWTDGSIVDFTNFDNLEPNGDTQCVAIQADDGLWQDDPCTNTNPYVCIMDVCHGGDPSYPDCP, encoded by the exons ATGGCACAGATGGCATTTGCTCGTTGCTCGTTGTTTCTCCTTTGTGGGATGAGTGGACTGTTGTCTGGAGtt TGGTCATTCCCTCTTCACTGGAAAA ATATTAAATGTCCTTCTGGTTGGACTCAGTTGGACTGTCATTGTTACATATTCAACGTTGGCCCAGAAACCTTTGTAGACGCGGAG AAAGACTGCATAATGAAAGGTGGAAATCTGGTGTCCATTCACAATGACCTGGAAAATAAAATCGTAAAACAACTGATTGATGATGGTGGAGAGACACTTGGCTGGATTGGGCTCCATGATACAATTGCG AATAATGACTTTTTATGGACTGATGGATCAATTGTGGATTTCACCAACTTTGACAATTTGGAGCCGAATGGCGACACTCAATGTGTAGCGATTCAGGCAGATG ATGGACTTTGGCAGGATGATCCCTGCACAAACACCAACCCATATGTTTGCATCATGGATGTGTGCCATGGCGGAGATCCTAGCTATCCGGACTGTCCATAG
- the LOC125971054 gene encoding snaclec purpureotin subunit beta-like: MAFALRLTFLLCGISGLLTGVWSFPKFRSTANDCPKGWTQLDCHCYIYQDDERTFADAESVCNILGGNLVSIHNTLENAFVLELIRAGGNTDFAWIGLTDAIEEDDFIWTDGSEQEFFNFDDNAESSAASNCVAIDEDDGLWYDEDCTDDEPYVCIRELFSFIHH, encoded by the exons ATGGCATTTGCTCTTCGCTTAACGTTTCTCCTCTGTGGGATCAGTGGACTGTTGACTGGAGTC TGGTCATTCCCAAAGTTTAGGAGCACAG CTAATGACTGCCCCAAAGGCTGGACTCAGTTGGACTGTCACTGTTACATCTACCAAGATGATGAGAGGACCTTTGCAGATGCAGAG AGCGTCTGCAACATTCTTGGTGGCAATCTTGTTTCCATCCACAACACCCTGGAGAATGCCTTTGTTCTGGAACTGATTCGAGCGGGTGGGAACACTGACTTTGCTTGGATTGGACTTACTGATGCAATTGAG GAAGACGACTTCATATGGACTGACGGCTCAGAGCAAGAGTTCTTTAACTTTGATGATAATGCAGAGTCCAGTGCCGCTAGTAACTGTGTTGCGATCGATGAGGATG ATGGACTTTGGTATGATGAAGACTGCACAGATGACGAGCCGTATGTTTGCATTAGAGAGTTGTTCTCATTCATACATCATTAA
- the LOC125971049 gene encoding lithostathine-1-beta isoform X2 translates to MAFARCSLFLLCGMSGLLSGVWSFPLHWKNIKCPSGWTQLDCHCYIFNVGPETFVDAEKDCIMKGGNLVSIHNDLENKIVKQLIDDGGETLGWIGLHDTIANNDFLWTDGSIVDFTNFDNLEPNGDTQCVAIQADDGLWQDDPCTNTNPYVCIMDVCHGGDPSYPDCP, encoded by the exons ATGGCATTTGCTCGTTGCTCGTTGTTTCTCCTTTGTGGGATGAGTGGACTGTTGTCTGGAGtt TGGTCATTCCCTCTTCACTGGAAAA ATATTAAATGTCCTTCTGGTTGGACTCAGTTGGACTGTCATTGTTACATATTCAACGTTGGCCCAGAAACCTTTGTAGACGCGGAG AAAGACTGCATAATGAAAGGTGGAAATCTGGTGTCCATTCACAATGACCTGGAAAATAAAATCGTAAAACAACTGATTGATGATGGTGGAGAGACACTTGGCTGGATTGGGCTCCATGATACAATTGCG AATAATGACTTTTTATGGACTGATGGATCAATTGTGGATTTCACCAACTTTGACAATTTGGAGCCGAATGGCGACACTCAATGTGTAGCGATTCAGGCAGATG ATGGACTTTGGCAGGATGATCCCTGCACAAACACCAACCCATATGTTTGCATCATGGATGTGTGCCATGGCGGAGATCCTAGCTATCCGGACTGTCCATAG
- the si:dkey-30c15.2 gene encoding uncharacterized protein si:dkey-30c15.2 isoform X2 produces MGLNGTLTAYQIDVLSTVYLVSLVPSVIGSCSVLVVSMVRWRHLKEQVHLLVQLSLADLAAALILMFTSAINKVGANNSVTICLYSLPLSLTFYLISFLLVAVYAWKSKNSIKGWRTTATEDEGKQSGFRSRLLSLPVYTFVWLIPGAVYLAYVLTPFIQATPLIPDPRSTSIQDNAKYCTSCILFMHIWIDSCSDVEIIHDTFMRVFIFLVVIPVMLLCSVIYHKVGKWHEEHQQAALFPVEGDGLSGRRLKSSFTTARNMVMVILFCWAPALLVILLSTLVLWADVEQQSLFIAYTIQAASVSLQGFLNSLAYAWGRPNFTQAVIGESTPLVTYRHMAFFDESLSCDIRHDNKTFFR; encoded by the exons ATGGGCCTCAATGGTACACTTACTGCTTATCAG attGATGTTCTCTCAACTGTATATTTGGTCTCATTAGTTCCCAG CGTGATTGGCAGCTGTTCTGTGCTGGTGGTTTCCATGGTCAGATGGAGGCATCTGAAAGAACAG GTACACCTTTTAGTTCAGCTGTCCCTGGCAGACCTTGCAGCTGCTCTGATCCTGATGTTCACCAGTGCCATCAACAAAGTCGGTGCCAACAACAGTGTAACCATTTGCCTATACAGCCTGCCTCTGTCACTG ACATTTTACCTGATCTCATTCCTGCTGGTGGCAGTGTACGCATGGAAGTCCAAAAACTCCATCAAAGGTTGGCGAACGACAGCCACTGAGGATGAGGGGAAGCAG AGTGGCTTCAGAAGTAGACTTTTATCTTTACCAGTGTACACGTTTGTTTG GTTGATCCCCGGTGCCGTTTACTTGGCGTACGTGCTAACACCTTTCATCCAAGCCACTCCTTTGATTCCTGACCCCCGAAGCACCAGTATCCAGGACAATGCTAAATACTGCACCAG TTGTATTTTGTTCATGCACATCTGGATTGATTCCTGCTCGGATGTT GAGATAATCCATGATACTTTTATGCGAGTCTTTATCTTCCTGGTGGTGATCCCTGTGATGCTGTTATGCTCT GTTATTTACCATAAGGTGGGAAAGTGGCATGAAGAGCACCAGCAGGCGGCCCTTTTCCCAGTGGAAGGTGACGGACTCTCTGGCAGGAGATTGAAAAGTTCCTTCACCACAGCCAGGAACATGGTCATGGTCATTTTGTTCTGCTGGGCACCAG CCCTCCTTGTCATATTGTTGTCAACGTTGGTGCTGTGGGCAGATGTTGAGCAGCAGAGCCTGTTCATCGCCTACACAATACAG GCCGCCAGTGTGTCCTTACAAGGCTTCCTCAACAGTTTGGCGTACGCATGGGGACGCCCCAACTTTACCCAGGCCGTCATAGGGGAGAGCACACCCCTGGTGACGTACAGACACATGGCCTTCTTCGACGAGTCGCTAAGTTGCGACATCAGGCATGACAACAAAACATTCTTCAGATAA
- the si:dkey-30c15.2 gene encoding uncharacterized protein si:dkey-30c15.2 isoform X3, protein MGNQHEMPIFVLQIDVLSTVYLVSLVPSVIGSCSVLVVSMVRWRHLKEQVHLLVQLSLADLAAALILMFTSAINKVGANNSVTICLYSLPLSLTFYLISFLLVAVYAWKSKNSIKGWRTTATEDEGKQSGFRSRLLSLPVYTFVWLIPGAVYLAYVLTPFIQATPLIPDPRSTSIQDNAKYCTSCILFMHIWIDSCSDVVIYHKVGKWHEEHQQAALFPVEGDGLSGRRLKSSFTTARNMVMVILFCWAPALLVILLSTLVLWADVEQQSLFIAYTIQAASVSLQGFLNSLAYAWGRPNFTQAVIGESTPLVTYRHMAFFDESLSCDIRHDNKTFFR, encoded by the exons ATGGGAAACCAGCATGAAATgcctatttttgttttgcagattGATGTTCTCTCAACTGTATATTTGGTCTCATTAGTTCCCAG CGTGATTGGCAGCTGTTCTGTGCTGGTGGTTTCCATGGTCAGATGGAGGCATCTGAAAGAACAG GTACACCTTTTAGTTCAGCTGTCCCTGGCAGACCTTGCAGCTGCTCTGATCCTGATGTTCACCAGTGCCATCAACAAAGTCGGTGCCAACAACAGTGTAACCATTTGCCTATACAGCCTGCCTCTGTCACTG ACATTTTACCTGATCTCATTCCTGCTGGTGGCAGTGTACGCATGGAAGTCCAAAAACTCCATCAAAGGTTGGCGAACGACAGCCACTGAGGATGAGGGGAAGCAG AGTGGCTTCAGAAGTAGACTTTTATCTTTACCAGTGTACACGTTTGTTTG GTTGATCCCCGGTGCCGTTTACTTGGCGTACGTGCTAACACCTTTCATCCAAGCCACTCCTTTGATTCCTGACCCCCGAAGCACCAGTATCCAGGACAATGCTAAATACTGCACCAG TTGTATTTTGTTCATGCACATCTGGATTGATTCCTGCTCGGATGTT GTTATTTACCATAAGGTGGGAAAGTGGCATGAAGAGCACCAGCAGGCGGCCCTTTTCCCAGTGGAAGGTGACGGACTCTCTGGCAGGAGATTGAAAAGTTCCTTCACCACAGCCAGGAACATGGTCATGGTCATTTTGTTCTGCTGGGCACCAG CCCTCCTTGTCATATTGTTGTCAACGTTGGTGCTGTGGGCAGATGTTGAGCAGCAGAGCCTGTTCATCGCCTACACAATACAG GCCGCCAGTGTGTCCTTACAAGGCTTCCTCAACAGTTTGGCGTACGCATGGGGACGCCCCAACTTTACCCAGGCCGTCATAGGGGAGAGCACACCCCTGGTGACGTACAGACACATGGCCTTCTTCGACGAGTCGCTAAGTTGCGACATCAGGCATGACAACAAAACATTCTTCAGATAA